A stretch of DNA from Glycine soja cultivar W05 unplaced genomic scaffold, ASM419377v2 tig00105440_1_pilon, whole genome shotgun sequence:
TCTAACTAACAGCTAACCTAACATCATGCagtcaaaatgaaaatcaaagctTTAAAGTAGTAAGCTAAGTTAACTAACCTAaggtttaaaacaaaaattaaaaacaaggttAAAGGAAGCTTACTTGGATCGCTGAAATTGGATGCAGAGAAGGAAGCAAGGAGAGCAAGCAAAGAGTGAGGCACAGTGCAGAGATAAAGCACCAATGAAATGCCAAAATGCAATTTAAAAGCACAAATGAAAATGTAACTGCCAAAGGCAGTTATGCCTTATTTTTGGTGGTTTCGAATGCCTTGCTTAGTGCgtcaactcgctaagcgagcatacATGATGTTTAAGTTTCCAAACACATGCGCTTAGCGGGCaaactcgcttagcccaatgcaaaaattcaaattttccagAGAAGACTTTGGGCTTAGCGTGAAGagtcgcgcttagcgagtgctATAGCTCTGACTGGCCTGCAACTCTCGCTTAGCAGGAAGTGCCCGCGCTTAGCGAAAAAAATGCTCCTTAAATGAAGTAGTGGGATGTGCTTAGCACAGGTGGCTTGCTTAGCGCAATTCGAAAGAATTAACATCCAGAGAAGTTTTTGCGCTTAGTGAGTCCgtgcgcttagcccaattcgaAAGAATTAAAATTCAGAGAAGTTTTTGGGCTTAGTGCAAAGAACACGCTTAGAACAAGCAagagctcgcttagcgcaggaAGGAAAATCCGCTTAGGGCAAGATGTGCGCTTAGCAAGTGGACTGCTGAAAATTTTTTCGTCCGCTGCTTCAAAGAAGCTGTTCAACCCCTTTTATGCAATACAAAACATACTTAAAATGATTTCATGCAACCTCAAATAAACCAACTCTAAAAGAAATGCAATTAAAACAGAATAAAAAAggactgggttgcctcccaggaagcgctcttttaacgtcattagcttgacgcatgaTACCTCAAGGGTTTGGATCAAATTTGGTTCCTACCTTCAGAACCTTTTCCTCAAACTTCTTCACTTGCAAGCAGACATTTTGGTCCAAAAGTtgtttttcttcatcaaatagATCGAAACTGATCTTTTGATCTTCGATGCCCATTTCCAACTTTCTTCTTCCCATATCCACCACACAGCTTGCGGCCAGCATGAATGGATATCCCAAGATTAATGGGATATCAGCATCTTCTTCGATGTCCATGACCACAAAGTCGGCAAGGAAAGTAAAGTGCTTTACTCGGACCAAAACGTCTTCTATCACTCCATACGGTTTGGTGATGGAGCGATCAGCTAACTGTAGAGTCATTCTGGTTGGCATTATCTCCAGCTCTCCCACCCTCCGACACATAGAGAGCGACATCAAATTTATGCTGGCTCCTAAATCAATAAGAGCCTTACCAACTGAGACTGCACCGATCGAGCAAGATATAGTGACACTACCTggatctttgtgcttgggtggaaggatgcGTTGAATCACAACACTACAGTTTCCCTCCACTACAATTGTGTCACTATGGATATACTTGCTCTTTCGGGTTAGCATATTCTTTAGAAATTTAGAGTAAAGTGGCATTTGCTGTAAGGCCTCTCCGAAGGACATGGTGATCTCTAgcttcttgaagatgtcaaGAAAACATGCAAGATGTCTTTCTTTGTCCTTCCTAGGTACCAATGGATATGGCACTTCTTTCCCCTCAGATGGAGCtacctctttcttcttttctctggaCTGCTCactcttacttttttttcttttcatctcttttttaattatttttttcagttttttcattgtttcctttttctttttctttttcttcttctttttctttttctttctttttctcattcttGCTTATTGTATTCTCATTCTCCTGGCCATCCTCTTCATCTTCTATCTCCTCAAGTTCACAAAAATTGTCCTTCGGTTCAGATGCTGGTTCAGTTACAAGCTATTGATTATCTCCATTCATTATCTTCTCACCCTTCTCCTCTTCAGCCATGGTTGCCATTTTTCCACGGGTCATCACATCTTTACACTCTTCCTTTGGATTGTTTTCTGTGTTGGCTCCAAATTTTGAGGAAGAGTTGTCAACTATTTGTTTAGCTAACTGTCCCACTTGGAACTCCAAATTTTTAATGACCGACTCAGTACTCTTGTGATTTGACATTGAAACCTGCATGAATTAAGCAAGAGTCTCCTCCAGCTTTGTTGTCCTCTCATAGAGGTTAGGCCCTTGTTGTGGTGGCCTATTTGATGGTCCACCCTAttctttgttgaattgattaCCAGGATGAGTCCTCCACTGATTTTGCTGCTGGTTGTAATGCTAGCCCTATTGGAATCCAGAAAATCCTTTTGCATTAAAATTCTGCCTTGGCGCACTAGCAGAGCCAGGACCCCAGTCCTTTCCCTTGGCCTACCCTCGAGCAGTTCGGGGCCACAGTTGCCTGGCTTGGAGATGAGCCCGATTTTGAGACAAGGGCAAGATCCGCGGGGGCTCCTGGGGACGACGATGGAGCTTAGGAGGATGACGATATGGCTGATGTGTTGGATTTCTTCACTTGAGGGGGTAGAGTTGCACAACCAGGACCactgaaaattatgatttcgtctttatttgattttattgctttcagttgttattttgttatctcATTATGATAAAATTGAACTTGATGTTATTGCTTTTAGTTATTTGTTACCTCATTGTGATTAATTTTATCACTTCTAGCATATTGTCATATTTGGTTTGCGATGGTttgtctgaaaaaaaaaataagaggggTCTTGTGTGTTGGTTTATTGTCATTCACACGCCTTTTGTTCCTTTTGATAAAGTGTAATCTCGAATACCAACTTTGCCCAGGTTACAAAccttttctgaaaaaaaattgtctgaaagaaattaattgaaaaaaaaaaagctaagagaaagaaaactaaaaagccaacatgcttttgaaagaaaatgaccgccagttttctttggaaaattcaCAGATTAggatataaaaagatttttgaaaaaaatgtgtgcgcctgaagggtgaatgcaatGAAAGATTTTTCCCGGATGcctaaatggactcggatgtgtGCGTGACTTGATAAAAGAGATgttttttggaaacattgggttgattgaATGGGGGAAAACaaaccctaagccttagtgtttACATGGCCATAAAGCTTTAtgtttgagtgtccacatggatgTGCACTATGATcagttttgcatgaatttctaatcatcattatcataTGCGTGTCATGGAAATGATTTGGGGCATTCCCTTATTCCTGAGCCACTTACTAAACAAATATCTCAACATACATCATGTCCTGCCTTTCGTAGGCCTTTTGAGCGAAACATCAACTTTTTGGCCATAACCTTGACCCAGAATGGAAATTTccaaccttaccctcggaagagaGAATAGAAGGATCTTCCAAAAGAAGCTTCTTTTACCTTGGGTTATAAATGTGcgtcaaaataaaagaaaagaaaataaaagaataaaatcaaccaatcaaagattgaagaaaagcaaaagaaaatagaaaagaaagaaagaaaagaaaaaagaggttctttggaccagacaatgtcTGAACAATGTGCAGAATTGccaaaagcaaaaaagaaagaaaaagtaacAATGACTTGGTTAAAACCTGAAGGATGCGTGAAGCAATCACCTGCTTAATTACAAACCAAATCTTTGCGTCTGCTCTTGCTCCGCGCTGaaccaaagagaaaaaaggaaatagaaaaggaaaaggacaaAACACCCAAAAGCCAAAGTCCCCACAAAAATTCAGCCTCctaaaaagtcctattgatctaTGTTTGCgcatattatatttgatttgatgggaaatgacttaCAAAGTCAAATCATGACATGTTTGTGGTTTGgagttaggatgaaacacttgcctgtgtgagattttatacactttgagtggtttTACTCTATTTCaattggacccagtgtttcttctaaatgcttttttagaaacgaaatgctaatatcttaaatctcattttggttatgagaaattctaCCTGCTTGCTTTCATTCCCCAGTAGTCaccttatttttcttcaaaaatatatgttgttcTGACCAGTCTGgaggtttgtttctttgctaagcgtgtttgcattttagtgaaagactTTCCAAGGCTATCATAGTTTGTTGTTttgcagagacaatcatggtcatctgtgcctttacttttcaaagacttatagtcttctttgccttccagagactaTCAAGTTCGTTGGCCtgcagagacaatcatggtcatttgcctcTTTTTGAAGACTTTAATGCCTTTTGACcaagactattacagtcttcttttccttcaaagactatcaaagtctaaCGTCATGCAAaaacaatcatggtcatccactTTCGTtgttttcaaagactatcaaattTTGATGTCATgtagagacaatcatggtcattcgctttcattgttttcaagactattaaagtctAACATCATgcggagacaatcatggtcatcaactttcattgttttcaagactatcaaagtttgACGTCATGCGGAGACAATCATGATCATCCAATTTCGTTAttttcaagactatcaaagtctgttGTCTTGTGGAGACTATAAATGTCTTTCGCTCTTTATCTTTTCCAAGACTATTAGAGTCTTTCGTCAAGACTTCAAATGTCTCCCTTACTTAGCAAGACTTCAAGGTCTTTTGTTGATATACCTGATACCTCTTATGCTCTTTCTTTTGGAAGGTTTCACTGATTGGGCTTCTGCTAGGGGTCGGTCGGATGCTGAGATCGCTCGAATGAAATTAATGTCTTTATCtctacttcccttttatctccaataaaagataagtaaagaagggcaactgtcataccctaatttcttcTGGGGACTATCATTTCCCAACATTTGGATTCTTTCTAGCCGAATTGAGTTGCTTAACACTAATTGTCGTGCAATCCATAGGGTGTTGTGACGTTTCAGATGGAAATGTGCAAAATATACAAAAGAAGGGGAAAAGGGTCACTTTTGGgggcatttttcagcccttggGCCCACTTAGAAGCTTAAGGCTGAAGTAaatagctcgcctgggcgagcaaggttacttctagaggaagcaagcaGCTCGCTTGGGCAAGCTATTGTGCAACCTCCACCcttcatttcctataaataggcatgaggggGCTGAGGAGAAGGGTCCAATATCATATATTAAGAGGTTTTCACTGAAATTaatgagaagaaggagaaagaagaagaaaaatcaaggccGAGGCGTTTCCGTAACGCTTCCTTAACATTTCCGTGATCGATTCTGTggtcgttcttcatcgttcttcttTCTTCGAccgtttagtttttatttttgaagttgTGAATTCATTCTATTAGTGATTTTCACATCTTGTTTTtcacatcttcatcttcattcttctactaTCAGTGATTTCATTTCCTTGTGTAAAGCGAGTTTCGACCGATTAATTGTgtcgtaatctcacttaatcattgtaaaataaaaattcaaccgatcgtttgtgctATAATCTCAGTTaatcattgaaaaataaagtttcaaccgGTCATTTACTTCGCAAGTCCtcttttaatgagtttgaaaataaccAAGTAAaaccaaagctaaaatcaactcataatcaAGCTTTTATCCACAAAAATCGCTTGAAttcgttcaaggtccaacaccttagcggtctcttttacttttaatggttaaaatgaaccttttaAAAGTTTGAAATCAACTCTACACAtaactttctttctttaaagaactacgtaggtctgagttccttatcgcaattgaggatacgtaggagcaggaGCCTCGCTCTTGCAGGAGccttgcacatttgattaaaggctgccgtcccttgtgacggacgcgtggggtgctaataccttccccgcatgCAAACAAATCCCAAACCTTTGTtcttaaaattcgtagacccgcttttggtttttctaacattttccttaaataaacattggtgcCAACTCTAggcattttcttttcttggaagacgcacccgtgagtcttgCGTCACCcttccgccgaagggtaggttgcgacacctatatatatacattatttttttttctcttgaaaagaatttttatgATACACCTATATATGTGTACttacatatgtatatatatttttttgaaaggcattttatgATACATCTATACATgt
This window harbors:
- the LOC114404646 gene encoding uncharacterized protein LOC114404646 — translated: MKRKKSKSEQSREKKKEVAPSEGKEVPYPLVPRKDKERHLACFLDIFKKLEITMSFGEALQQMPLYSKFLKNMLTRKSKYIHSDTIVVEGNCSVVIQRILPPKHKDPGSVTISCSIGAVSVGKALIDLGASINLMSLSMCRRVGELEIMPTRMTLQLADRSITKPYGVIEDVLVRVKHFTFLADFVVMDIEEDADIPLILGYPFMLAASCVVDMGRRKLEMGIEDQKISFDLFDEEKQLLDQNVCLQVKKFEEKVLKVGTKFDPNP